The DNA region CGCTCGACCAGCGCGCGCAGCTTGACCATGGTCGGATGTTCGCCGATGAGCGCGCGCTCGCTTACGGGCCGCCTAGCCGCGGCGGTGTCGTCCTTCAACTCGGGTGCGGCCACCTCTCGCAGGCCTCCCCCCTTGGCAGGCACTGGCATTGCGCAGCAGCCGGATTTTCTCACGCGCGCCGGTCGCCAAACAAGATACAAACTGCTGCCCGGACCGCGTGAGCGTGCGAGCACGAGAAAAACCGGCGCGTCTGTGAATAATAACAGCCCGCTTTGACGGGCTAGGCGCGTTAGAGATGACGCATCGATTCTATCGTCCGCTCACTTCGGCGCGATAGCTGGCGAGCTGTCCGGGAGCCTCGGCGACGGAAATTTCCAGCGTGACGACGGCGTCGAGCGCGTGCTGCGCCTTAAGCGCCGCGCACAGTTCGTTCCAGATATAACGCGCCAGTTCCTCGGCCGAACTGTGCGCGATCGGCAGCATGCAGGCGTCCGCCGCCGGCAGCCGAAACTCCTCCTCGCCATAGCGGATTCGTACTTGCCCGTTGTCCAGCCGTTCGATCCGCAGGCAATCGCTCTGTGCCGGTATCAGCGTATGCTCGTCGAGCCGGTCCACGATCGCTTTCGTAAGGCGCTTGACGAGGCCGAAGTCGAGCACGTAGCCCGTCGGTGACAGCCGCCCCTCGACGCGCACTCCGACCTGGTAGTTATGGCCATGCAGCGGCTCGCGGAAGCCCGGGTAGGCGATAAAGTGCGCGGCGGAAAACTTCAGGTTCTCCTTCGCCACGTAGATCGAGAATCCTGACGCCACGCCGGTCACTCCACCGCGCGCATGGGAGCCGCCGCGAGCAGCGGCGCGAGGCTCGGATGGGTCCGGGCGGCGAACTGCTTGCGATAACGAGGATGGTCGAGCGAGGTCGCCGCCAGGAAGCGCTCGGGCTCGCCCGGCGCGGCGGCGTCGAGATGGCTCAGCAGCTCACGGCCCCAGTCGCTATCCGGTTCCAGTTCCTCTATCAGGTCATCCACCGCGGTCCCATGGATCCCGCCGAGCAGGCATTCGGCGAAGTAGCCGGCCTGACCGGCGCGATCGAGCGCCAAGCTCTTCACCTCCATCGCTTCGCGCATGGTGAGCAGCCGATCCATCCCAAGCTCGCTGCGCCTCGAGCGCACTGCCGGGTCGCCGCTGCCCTCGTAACCCGAGCCTATCGCGGCAATCGCGACCCGACCGTCGGCGAGCGGCACCGGATGGAAGATATATCCGGGCGAAGTGTAGCCGAGCAGCTTGCGCAGCGCGCATCGATAGGCGAGGAGATCGAAATCCGTGCGGCGCGCGATGGCGAGCAGGAAATCGCCGAGCGCGGCGCCGGCGGCGTCGGCGCGCGCGATCAATTCCAAGAATTTCTCGGGTGAATACTCCTCACGTTTGGCGATGAGTGGCGCCCACTTGCGGTCGAAGACCAACGCGACGGCGCCGATTCCGTTCGTGCCGGAGCCGTTTGCGGATACGCCGTCGCGGCTCGCGCGCGCGACGATCGGCTCTCCCGCGCGTATCGGCTCGAGGTCCATCGCAAGATACTGCCCGTGGGTCGAGGGCTTGGCGAATCCGCGGCGCGCGTTGCCGAGTGTAACCGCAAATGCGTCACGCGCGACGAGCCGGCTTGCGCCGCCGCGCCGCTCGGCCAGTATTCCGTACCCGCTGAGCAGCGAGCCGTAGCCAATCACCAGCAGAGTTTCGTTCGCCACCTCGGTTGCCGCACCTCGTGCCGCGCGCGCCGCAATGAGCATTATGCTAGCCCACGCGGCTCGCGGTTCAAACCAGCATCACGACGCCGCGCGCCGATGCGCCCGTCGCCTCGGCGATCGCGCGCAGGTAGATCAGGAGCTGCACTCGATATTCTTCCAGACGCGGCGCGATGTCGGCCTCGGTCTTGAAGTCCACCACCACCCATCGCTGGCACCCGTCCGCACGCTCGGGAAAGGCGAGGTCCGCGACGCCCTCGATTGTGAGGCCGTCTTCGGTCTTCATCACGAGAGCGCACTCGCGGCGCAACGCTGCGCCAGCGGCGGCCGCCGCGCGGATCAGCGGTGAACGGAGCGCCGTCGCGACGGCCTCGCATGCGGCCGCGACTTCGGCGTCGTCGGCGCCGAGCATCCGGGCGAAGAAGTGCGCGGCCTCCGCGATCGCCTGCGCGTCGGCGTCGAGCGCGACGCGCGAGAGCATCGCGTGGACCAGCGAGCCGAAACGCGCGCCGCGCGGACGGGCGCAATTGCGCTCGACTTGCACGAATTCGATTCGGGCCGGGTCGCCAAGCCACGCGGGCCGTGCGTCGCTCTCGACGATTCGCGCCGCAAGCTCGGTTGCGGCCACTACTTTGAACGTTTCGGTCGCGCCCTCGGCGCGCACGCGCGCGCGCCGTTCCTGCCATCGCGCATGCTCCTCGGCACCCTGCGAGGCAACCCGCGCGCCCTCGTCGGCCGTCAGCAGCCGGCTTTGCCTGAGCCCCATCGTCTCGCGCACGTCGAGCCTGAGCCGCGACGGATCCCACCAGACGACGCGATGGTCGCCGGCCTGTGGGCGATGAAGCCCGGGGGCAACCACGCGCGACTTGGGCGGCGCCTTGGGCGGACGGACCATCAGCGTATCGTCCCCAAACGCGGGACATCCGAGCGGCGTGGTTTCCAGCGGCGCGCGCCAGTCCTTCTCGGCCGGGTAGATCACCGGAGCAAGCTTGCCGAGCCATCCATCATGCGGCGCGGATCCGACCGCCGGCACGATCAACAAGTCGCGCGCGCGCGTCGCGGCAACGTAAAGCAGGCGTATCGCCTCCTCGCGGTCGCGGCGGATCTCCTCCTCGGCGTGGTCGAGCAGTTCGCGGGGGGCATGGCCGCCGAGGCGCAGCGCGCACAGCCCGCGCTCCGGATCGACCCATCGATGGGCTTCGCCGGCGGTCTCGTTGCAGGTCAGGTCGGCGAGCAGGACCACCGGGAATTCGAGGCCCTTGGCGCGATGGACGGTCATGATCCGCACGCCCTCGGCGCCTTCCTCGACCACCGGCGCGTCGGCGCTTTCCTCGCGCTCGGCGCGCGCCTCGAGCTCCTCGACGAAGCCGCGAAACGAGCGCGCGGCGCGCCGCACCTCGTAACGCCGTGCGAGATCCATCAGGCGCATCACGTTGGCCAGCGCCTGTTCGCCGGTGGGCCAGATCGCCAACGCCGCGTGGGCCCGCACTTCGGCGAGCAGACGCGCGATAGTCTCGGCGATCGGACGGCGGTTGCGGCCGCGGCTGAGCTCGCGCAGCACCTTGAGGGCGCCGCTGACCTCGGCCAGCGCGGGCGGCAGCTCGGCGGGCAGCCTGCGGAACGGATGGAGCGAGCCGACGGCATGGCGGAAGGAGAGCAGCGCGGCGTCGTCGAGCGCGAAGAGCGGGCCGCGCAGGGTCGCGAAGACGGCCAGCTCATCGTCGGGCCGCTCGATCGCGCCGAGCGCGTTGCGTATGGCCTCGACCTCCTCGCGCGCATTGAACGAGCCGCCCTTGATGAGCACATGGGGGATATGGCGCGCCTCCAACGCGCGCACGTAGGGACGCGTCACGTCGCGCCCGAAGCTCGTGAAGCGCCGGAAGAGCACGCAGATGTGCCGCGGGCGGATCGCGACGCGCCGCGCCGGCGCGTCGCGCTCGGTTACCGTCCATCCGCTTTCCTCGACCAGCCAGCGGACGAAGGCGCCGACCGCGTCGGGCAGCGACTCGTCGATCTGCCGCTTGGTCACGTAGCCGCGCTCGTTGAGCGGCGCGGGCACCGGCAGCACGACGGTCGCCGGCTGCGTCGGGCAGTCGTCGCGAAAGCGATCGAGCGGCGAGTAAGCGGGCTGGCTCGCCGACTCGGCCGGCATCAGGGGCGCGAAGGCGGCGTTGATCGCGCGCTGAAGCTCGGGTGTCGCGCGGAAGCTGACCGTGAGATGCTCGAGCTCGGCGCCGCGCTCCAGCAGGCGGCGCTTGACCTCCTGGTAGAACGCCACGTCGGCGCGCCGGAAGCGATAGATCGACTGCTTGGGATCGCCCACGATGAAGAGCTTGCCCGGCGCCGGGCGCACGCGCCGCCAGTCGCTTTCGGCAGGATCGTCGGCGGCGAGCAGAAGCAGGAGTTCGGCCTGGAGCGGATCGGTGTCCTGGAACTCGTCAACGAAGATGCGGCTTATGCGCGCCTGAAGGTCGGCGCGCACGGAAGCGTTGCCGCGCACGAGGTCGCGCGCGATGAGCAGCAGGTCGATGAAGTCAACGACGCCGGCATGCCGCTTGGCCTCCTCGTAAAAGCCTCTGAGCGGCCACAACTCCTCGCGCAGGAGCGGCGCGAGATTGGCGCCCGCAGCGTCGCGGAAACGCTCCAGCCGTGCGCGCAGCGCGGCGCGCCGCGCGATCACCGCGGCGCGCGCCTCGCCGGCGAACTCCTCGCCGTATCCACGCCAGCGCCAGCGCCCGTCGCCACCCCGCAGGAGTGCAAGCAGCGCAGCCTCGAGCGCGTCGTAGTCGCGGCCGCGCACGCTCTCGAGCCGGGTCGCCTCGTTGATCGGGCGCGCGATTTCCTCGAGCGCCTTGCGCAACCAATCGTCCGGTTCGCCGCGCGCCGCCAGCGCGCCGAGCGCGCGAATCTCCTCGACTAGGCCATCGATTGCGGAATCGCGATCGAACTCCTGACGCGCCCATGGCGCGCTGAAGTCGCGCCATTGCAAAAGCTCCCACGCTGCGGCCCGAATCGCGGGCCGCGGACCGTCGCGATCGAAGGCGTCGCGCCGACGCAGCAGGCGGCGCAGGCCCGGACCGGGCGCGCCCAGCGCCTGCTCGAACCAGCGGTCGAACGCGCCGTCGAAGAGTTCGGCGGCGACGTCGTCGGCCGCGACCTCGAACATGGGATCGACGCGCGCCTCGACCGGCCGCTCGCGCAAAAGGTCGGCGCAGAAGGAATGGATCGTGCCGATGCGCGCCTCTTCGAGCTGCCGCAGCGCGTCGGAAAGGCGTCCGCGCTCGGCCGCGCCGCGCGCCCGGTCGCCGCGGGCGCTCTCGATCTCAGCGCGCAGACGCAGCTTCAGCTCGCCGGCGGCCTTCTCGGTGAAGGTGACCGCGACGATCCGCCCGAGCTCGGCGCGTCCCTGGGCGAGCGCGGCGACGATCCGATGAACCAGCGCGGTGGTCTTGCCGGTGCCCGCGGCGGCCTCGACGATCAGGGTCGCGTCGAGATCATTGCGGATACGATCGCGCGCGCGCTGATCGGCAAGCGCCCCGCCGGTGGCATGCGCAAGCGAGCCGCTCTCGGCCGTCTCGCGATCGGGCGCTTCGTTCATCGCTGGCTGCGCAGTTTCTCGAGCGAGGCGAGGCGCGCCGCCGGCTTGAGCGCCGTGCGTAGCTCCTCGTACGGCCCACACACCATCCGATAGTCGCACCACTCGCACGCGCCTGCGGCGGGCGCCGCGGGCAGGAAGCCGTCGGCGATCGCGCCGTTCACGACAGCGGCGAATTCTCCCGCCGCCTCGCGCGCCGCGGCGTCGAGCGCGACCACGCGCTCCTCGTAGCCGCCGCGCGAAGTGCAGTAGTACAGGCGGCCCGACTCGACCGGCTCCTTCAGCAGCTTCTCGGCGGCGAGCGCGTAGAGCACCGGCTGGAGGAAGCGGCCACCGCCGATAACCACGTCGGCGGGCGCGTCGGCCTTGCCGCTCTTGTGATCGGTGACGCGCAGCCGCCCGTCGTGCGCACGCTCGACCAGGTCGATCGAGCCGCGCAAACTGAGCGCGATCCGTGGCCCGCTCGTCGGACCAAGCGCAAGCGCAACCGGCTCGGCGCGGCTTGCGGGGTCGGCCTGCTCGCGTCCCTCCAGGCCGAAGGCGAGCTCGCAGCGCTCCGGCGTCCATCGCTCGGGATCGTCGGCGGCGCGGCGGAGCCACTCCCGCAGGTCGGCGCGAATCGCGTCGATCGCGTCGTTCCATACACGTTCGATCGCCGGAGCGAGCCGCTCGTGCCAATTGTGGGCGACCTCCTCCAGGGTCCGATCCATCTCGGACAGGATTCCGTCCAGCGCCTCGCGAGCGACCGGCAGCCGGCCCGCCGCGCGCAGGCGGGTGAGCAGCTCGAACTGGACCTCGTGGAGCAGTGCGCCGCGCGTGAGCGGATCGATCACCTCGATCGCCTCGGCCTCCTCGCGCGGCTGGATCCGATGGATCGCGTAGAGCAGGAAGCGGTAGGGGCAGACGGCGTAGTGCTGGAGCGCGGTCGGCGAATAGGAGCGCGCGGAGAGCTGATGCCTGGCCAGGGCGGCGCGCGCCTCGGGCGCCGGATCGACGAGCCCGTCGGCGGGCGTCCATCGCCTGAGCCATCGCCGTGCCCGCGCGCGCAGAGCGCGCGCCAAATGCTCGTTGGCGCCGAGCAGATAGTGCGCTGCGCCGATCGTGGTTTCCGGATCCGCGTCCACCAGCCGTTCGAGCACAGCGAGATCGAACTCGGCCTCGTCGATCGCGTCGGCGGCCTGGCGCGGCGCCGGCCATCCCAGGCGCGCGGCCTGCTCGCTGGTCGCGCGGCGGGCGAGCTCGTCGAAGCCGGGCAGGCGTCCCTCGGCGGCGCGCAGGACTTCGAGCGCATAGAAC from Candidatus Binataceae bacterium includes:
- a CDS encoding UvrD-helicase domain-containing protein produces the protein MNEAPDRETAESGSLAHATGGALADQRARDRIRNDLDATLIVEAAAGTGKTTALVHRIVAALAQGRAELGRIVAVTFTEKAAGELKLRLRAEIESARGDRARGAAERGRLSDALRQLEEARIGTIHSFCADLLRERPVEARVDPMFEVAADDVAAELFDGAFDRWFEQALGAPGPGLRRLLRRRDAFDRDGPRPAIRAAAWELLQWRDFSAPWARQEFDRDSAIDGLVEEIRALGALAARGEPDDWLRKALEEIARPINEATRLESVRGRDYDALEAALLALLRGGDGRWRWRGYGEEFAGEARAAVIARRAALRARLERFRDAAGANLAPLLREELWPLRGFYEEAKRHAGVVDFIDLLLIARDLVRGNASVRADLQARISRIFVDEFQDTDPLQAELLLLLAADDPAESDWRRVRPAPGKLFIVGDPKQSIYRFRRADVAFYQEVKRRLLERGAELEHLTVSFRATPELQRAINAAFAPLMPAESASQPAYSPLDRFRDDCPTQPATVVLPVPAPLNERGYVTKRQIDESLPDAVGAFVRWLVEESGWTVTERDAPARRVAIRPRHICVLFRRFTSFGRDVTRPYVRALEARHIPHVLIKGGSFNAREEVEAIRNALGAIERPDDELAVFATLRGPLFALDDAALLSFRHAVGSLHPFRRLPAELPPALAEVSGALKVLRELSRGRNRRPIAETIARLLAEVRAHAALAIWPTGEQALANVMRLMDLARRYEVRRAARSFRGFVEELEARAEREESADAPVVEEGAEGVRIMTVHRAKGLEFPVVLLADLTCNETAGEAHRWVDPERGLCALRLGGHAPRELLDHAEEEIRRDREEAIRLLYVAATRARDLLIVPAVGSAPHDGWLGKLAPVIYPAEKDWRAPLETTPLGCPAFGDDTLMVRPPKAPPKSRVVAPGLHRPQAGDHRVVWWDPSRLRLDVRETMGLRQSRLLTADEGARVASQGAEEHARWQERRARVRAEGATETFKVVAATELAARIVESDARPAWLGDPARIEFVQVERNCARPRGARFGSLVHAMLSRVALDADAQAIAEAAHFFARMLGADDAEVAAACEAVATALRSPLIRAAAAAGAALRRECALVMKTEDGLTIEGVADLAFPERADGCQRWVVVDFKTEADIAPRLEEYRVQLLIYLRAIAEATGASARGVVMLV
- a CDS encoding 6-carboxytetrahydropterin synthase, which produces MASGFSIYVAKENLKFSAAHFIAYPGFREPLHGHNYQVGVRVEGRLSPTGYVLDFGLVKRLTKAIVDRLDEHTLIPAQSDCLRIERLDNGQVRIRYGEEEFRLPAADACMLPIAHSSAEELARYIWNELCAALKAQHALDAVVTLEISVAEAPGQLASYRAEVSGR